TACCATCCGGCTTAAGGGCCATAACTTCTTCTGCTGTTGTATGGGCCGGTACAACCGTCAGGCTACAACCAATTTCATATAGCCCTTTTAAAATATTACTTTTTATTCCAAAGTCCATAACCACTACATGCGGGCCATCATTTTCCATTTTATAAGTTTCTGGCGTCGTTACTTGCTTTACAACATCACTCGCCATTGGTTCAGCCATTAATTCTTTAATTTCATCTTCAGTAACATCAGCTTTAACAATAATACCTTTCATTGTCCCAACTGAACGAATCTTTCTGGTAATTGCTCTAGTATCAACACCATAAATACATGGAATCTTATTTTCAATAAGGTATGTACTCAAATCACCTGTCTTTTGCCAATTACTTGGCGCTGTGCATAACTCCCCAATAACAAAGCCTTTAACAAACGGTTGACGTGATTGATTAAAAAGTTCCGCCACACCATAATTACCGATTAAAGGGTACGTTAATGTTACAATTTGGCCACAATATGAGGGATCTGTGAGGATTTCTTGATATCCTGTCATCCCTGTATTAAAAACAACCTCACCGGTTGCACAAGCTTCGTGTAATAATTCACCATTAAAGACACTACCGTCTTCTAAGATTAATTTACCTTTCACTATAACACCTCCATTTATTTTGCTACTATACTATAATACCATTTTCCATTACTATTTTGCCATTAACAATTGTTGCAACAGCTTTGCCTTTTAATTCCACACCATCATAAGGCGTAAATTTACCACGCGAATAAAACTTATTACTATCTACTTTCCAAGTTTTTTCCGGGTCGATAACCGTTAAGTCGGCAATTTTGCCAATTTCAATATTACCGGCATCCAATTTTAATATTTTTGCCGGTGCTACCGACATTTTTTCAATTATTTCATCTATCGTCATAATTCCAGTATGGTAAAGATTAGTTAAAATAACCCCTAATGATGTCTCCATTCCGGTAAAACCATTTGGCGCAAATTTAAATTCTCTATCTTTTTCCTCAAAGGCATGTGGTGAATGATCGGTTACGATTGCATCAATTGTGCCATCTTTTAAGCCTTCAATCATTGCCTGTACATGGTCTTGAGAACGTAGTGGTGGGCACACTTTGGCCGCTACATTAAAGTTTTTAATCTCTTCATCAGTTAACGTTAAATGATGTGGCGTAACTTCCGCCGTAACTTTCACTCCGCGCTTTTTAGCTTGGCGGACTAACTCCACAGCCCCTTTGCTACTGATATGAGCAATATGAATTCTAGCATTAGTATATTCAGCTAACAAGATATCTCTTGAAACTGCAATATCTTCTGCTACAGCCGGGCGACCTTTCATCCCAAGCATTGCTGAAACAGCACCTTCATGCATAACCCCATCTTCGGTCAAAGTATTATCTTCAGCATGAGAAATTATCGGTAAATCATAGCGAGCAATATAATCAAGACCATTCATTAATAGTTTTGCACTATCAACATAATGTCCGTCATCAGTTATTGCCACTGCTCCAGCTTCTAGCATATCACCAATTTCAGCTAGTTCTTTACCTTCCTGCCCTTTACTTAGCGCCCCCACAACTTTGACTTTTACTACACCATCTTGTTGTGCTCTTTGG
This genomic window from Negativicutes bacterium contains:
- the carA gene encoding glutamine-hydrolyzing carbamoyl-phosphate synthase small subunit — translated: MKGKLILEDGSVFNGELLHEACATGEVVFNTGMTGYQEILTDPSYCGQIVTLTYPLIGNYGVAELFNQSRQPFVKGFVIGELCTAPSNWQKTGDLSTYLIENKIPCIYGVDTRAITRKIRSVGTMKGIIVKADVTEDEIKELMAEPMASDVVKQVTTPETYKMENDGPHVVVMDFGIKSNILKGLYEIGCSLTVVPAHTTAEEVMALKPDGIFLSNGPGDPKEVLDVVETVKKLIGKKPMFGICLGHQLLALAMGADTYKLKFGHRGSNQPVKNLITGRVHISSQNHGYAVDEKSLEGKPVIVSHRAVNDGTVEGIRHKELPIFSVQYHPEASPGPDDNTYLFDEFWALLNKGE
- a CDS encoding dihydroorotase, translated to MKLLLKSGRVVNPATNFNDMVDILIEDEKIVKIGADLQSDDAEIFDATGLIIAPGLIDMHVHLREPGQEAKEDIGSGTRAAAAGGITTVACMPNTSPVIDNSVLVQGIAQRAQQDGVVKVKVVGALSKGQEGKELAEIGDMLEAGAVAITDDGHYVDSAKLLMNGLDYIARYDLPIISHAEDNTLTEDGVMHEGAVSAMLGMKGRPAVAEDIAVSRDILLAEYTNARIHIAHISSKGAVELVRQAKKRGVKVTAEVTPHHLTLTDEEIKNFNVAAKVCPPLRSQDHVQAMIEGLKDGTIDAIVTDHSPHAFEEKDREFKFAPNGFTGMETSLGVILTNLYHTGIMTIDEIIEKMSVAPAKILKLDAGNIEIGKIADLTVIDPEKTWKVDSNKFYSRGKFTPYDGVELKGKAVATIVNGKIVMENGIIV